Below is a window of Mucilaginibacter ginkgonis DNA.
ACCGGCATGCCGGGATACGATTATGTCGCGGGATTATCGCAGATCAGGTCGGCCGGCACTTTGCTCGACGTAGGCTGCGGATCCGGCATATTCTGCGGAATGGCTAAAGATCTGCGCCTCACGGTAACCGGCCTGGATGCCACAGAAAATTTCATAGAACAAGCCCGGTCACGTTACCCCGACTGCACTTTTGTAGAAGGGGAGATGGAAGAACTGCCATTTGAAGATGAGTCGTTCGATGTTGTCACCGGATTCAATTCCTTTCAATATGCCGCTAACGTGGGCAATGCGCTTGCAGAAGCACGGCGTGTTTTAAAACCGGGCGGAACTTTAACAGCGACGGTGTGGGGTGCCAGGGAAGATTGTGAAGCCGCGGTATACCTTAAAGCCG
It encodes the following:
- a CDS encoding class I SAM-dependent methyltransferase; this encodes MGSKAIQSHLWGQRPQDWADIQEATGMPGYDYVAGLSQIRSAGTLLDVGCGSGIFCGMAKDLRLTVTGLDATENFIEQARSRYPDCTFVEGEMEELPFEDESFDVVTGFNSFQYAANVGNALAEARRVLKPGGTLTATVWGAREDCEAAVYLKAVGSMLPPPPPGAPGPYALSEPDVLKNLLTDSGFKDIIVTDVPGAWEYPNLETAMRGMLSAGPPARAIENSGYEQVYNAVRTAVMPFVKADGSVMLKNTYRIAVATK